Proteins encoded together in one Mercenaria mercenaria strain notata chromosome 18, MADL_Memer_1, whole genome shotgun sequence window:
- the LOC123538037 gene encoding E3 ubiquitin-protein ligase TRIM31-like: MDNSTEGAKKSVINGKYVDDFNCAICHEVYENPRYLQCNHSFCLKCIIEYIRKKLHENCLEFYCPLCRADINLSMQRLRNIIFAEALEEDDVKHIFPRNIALASATESLNIEQEFCTEHPSKIYDHFCADHGLLCCSKCILKTHRNCRRVIDIDECNQQTFEELLRESQRQLFASYKICDQTLTSLESTRRSMLHSLENLKSGVIDTITKAQDNVKRLALREIENVKQWRGPTPKPIPFGFSCNRRAFVLEIQNISSRITDCKQVNTTENLEAKLAVPIQNVRASIKRKLDSAGLDSCTATEVKRAMPVKSGIVVSDTKWNKKPSFEF; encoded by the coding sequence ATGGATAATTCAACCGAGGGTGCAAAGAAATCTGTCATTAACGGGAAATATGTGGATGACTTTAATTGTGCAATTTGCCATGAAGTGTATGAAAACCCTAGATATTTACAGTGTAATCACTCATTCTGTCTCAAGTGTATTATAGAATATATTCGgaaaaaacttcatgaaaactgTTTGGAGTTTTACTGTCCATTATGCAGAGCAGATATCAATCTTTCAATGCAGCGGCtaagaaatattatattcgcaGAAGCATTAGAAGAAGATGACGTGAAACACATCTTTCCAAGGAACATAGCACTTGCCAGTGCTACGGAGAGCTTAAATATTGAGCAGGAATTCTGCACTGAACATCCAAGTAAAATCTACGATCACTTTTGTGCGGATCATGGACTTCTGTGCTGCAgcaaatgtattttgaaaacgcACCGTAACTGCAGACGTGTCATTGATATAGACGAATGCAATCAACAAACGTTCGAAGAACTTTTGCGTGAGTCACAGCGACAATTGTTTGCAAGTTACAAGATCTGTGACCAAACACTGACGTCACTAGAAAGCACAAGACGGAGTATGTTGCATTccttagaaaatttgaaatcaGGTGTAATAGATACTATCACAAAAGCACAAGATAATGTGAAACGGCTAGCACTAAGAGAAATTGAAAATGTTAAACAGTGGCGTGGACCGACGCCAAAGCCAATCCCATTTGGCTTCTCCTGCAATAGGCGAGCTTTCGTTTTGGAAATACAAAACATATCATCGAGAATAACAGATTGCAAACAGGTGAATACAACTGAAAATTTAGAGGCAAAATTAGCTGTACCCATACAAAATGTCAGAGCAAGCATCAAACGGAAACTTGATTCTGCAGGGTTAGATAGTTGTACTGCAACGGAGGTGAAGCGCGCAATGCCAGTTAAAAGTGGTATAGTGGTCAGTGATACAAAATGGAACAAGAAACCCTCTTTCgagttttaa